The Balaenoptera ricei isolate mBalRic1 chromosome X, mBalRic1.hap2, whole genome shotgun sequence region CCAGTGTCAGAGCACATTCAGCTGGTGTAACAGTATTTGTCACGTGATTCTCAGGCACGACCAGTGTCTGCATTGTGTTCAGGCTAGGAAGTGAAGTAAGCAGGTAAGAGTCCACGAgcccctttctctgtggaatcacCATGGCGGCTGGGACCCTGTACACATATCCTGAGAACTGGAGGGCCTTCAAGGCCCTCATTGCCGCTCAGTACAGCGGGGCTCAGGTCCACGTGCTCTCCGCACCACCCCACTTCCATTTTGGCCAAACCAACCGCACCCCCAAATTTCTCCGTAAATTTCCTGCTGGCAAGGTTCCAGCCTTTGAGGGTGACGATGGATTCTGTGTGTTCGAGAGCAATGCCATTGCCTACTATGTGGGCAACGAGGAGCTGCAGGGAAGTACTCCCGAAGCAGCAGCCCAGGTGGTGCAGGGGGTGAGCTTTGCTGATAGCGACGTAGTTCCCACAGCCAGTACCTGGGTGTTCCCCACCTTGGGCATCATGCACCACAACAAGCAGGCCACAGAGAATGCAAAGGAGGAGGTGAGGCGAATTCTGGGGCTCCTGGATGCTCACTTGAAGACAAGGACTTTTCTGGTGGGCGAACGTGTGACGCTGGCTGACATCACAGTTTTCTGCACCGTGTTGTGGCTTTATAAACAGGTTCTGGAGCCTTCTTTCCGCCAGGCCTTCCCTAATACAAACCGCTGGTTCCTCACCTGCATTAACCAGCCCCAGTTCCGGGAGGTCTTGGGGGAGGTGAAACTCTGTGAGGAAATGGCCCAATTTGATGCTAAAAAGTTTGCAGAGAGCCAGCCTAAGAAAGACACCCCACGGAAAGAGAAAGCTTCTCGAGAAGAGAAGCAgaagccccaggctgagcagaaggaggaggagaagacagCTGCCCCTGCTACTGAGGAGGAGCTGGATGAATGTGAGCAGGCACTGGCTGCTGAGCCGAAGGCCAAGGATCCCTTCGCTCACCTGCCCAAGAGTACCTTTGTGTTGGATGAATTTAAGCGCAAGTACTCCCACGAGGACACACTCTCCGTGGCGCTGCCGTACTTTTGGGAGCACTTTGATAAAGGTGGCTGGTCCCTGTGGTACTCCGAGTACAGCTTCCCTGAAGAGCTCACCCAGACCTTCATGAGCTGCAACCTCATCACTGGAATGCTCCAGCGACTGGACAAACTGAGGAAGAATGCCTTTGCCAGTGTCATTCTGTTTGGAACCAACAATAGCAGCTCCATTTCTGGAGTCTGGGTCTTCTGAGGCCAGGAGCTTGCCCTTCCGCTGAGTCCAGATTGGCAGGTGCACTATGAGCCACACACATGGCAGAAACTGGATCCCAGCAGCGAGGAGACCCAGACGCTGGTTCGAGAATACTTTTCCTGGGATGGGGCCTTCCAGCATGTGGGCAAAGCCTTCAATCAGGGCAAGATCTTCAAGTGAACATCTCTTGCCATCGCCTAGCTGCCTGCACCTGCCCTTCAGGGAGAATGGGGGTCACTAAAGGAAACTGAACATTGAACCCTTTCCTGCCCTGCCTCCTTTGTGGGTGATGGCTTCTTCAAAGGGGAGTAGATATGTTGAAGCAGGGTGTTGTCTATACCTGCAGGACCTCCCTGTGTAGGAGAGGTCTTCAGAAGAGCAGAAAGAGAGGCCTCTcctcagttttgatttttttttttttaattgccttgcCTCTCCTGTGATGACCATCTTCTAGCCTAGCTGGGAGAGATTGGATGTAGTTAGGAGGTGGTGACACGGGGCTTTGTAACTACCTAACTCCAGACCTTCCCGCATGAAGGGGAAGAATACCTGCCGATGCGGTGAGAGCACAGCATGCAGAGCGACTTAACACTACTTCCCGCAACTGCCCTGTGAGGTAGGGCAGCAGCGAGAAGAGACTCCTTGGAACAGATACTGGCCTGTGGCCCCTAACCTGGCTGCGGATCATCTCTGGGGTATCCGTACTTTCTAACAAGGAAGTGGGGTTCAGAGATTCAAGCAACTTGCCTGTGATCACACATCTTAGGTGGCGGAGACAGGATTTTGAACCCAGTGGGTGTCACTGGAGCCTGTACCCTAAACACGCCCTAGCGcttcctgcaaaaaaaaaaaaaaaaaaaaaaaaaaaaagagtccacgAAAACCTCCACAGGCTCAGTTGCTGCACATAACGCACAAAGGCGGGGTTTTACAGCCGGGACAGGAACCCCGCTAAAACCGGAAGCACCCATTGCTACGGGGTCTAATGGGGGCATATGTAGGGTCTCCCAACAGCCAATCGTAGTGCCAGGCGTGTTTAGGAGGCGTAGCCGTGGAGAGCCAGTGGCCAATGGCAGAGAGGGTCGTGAATAGAGT contains the following coding sequences:
- the LOC132356930 gene encoding LOW QUALITY PROTEIN: elongation factor 1-gamma-like (The sequence of the model RefSeq protein was modified relative to this genomic sequence to represent the inferred CDS: substituted 1 base at 1 genomic stop codon), whose product is MAAGTLYTYPENWRAFKALIAAQYSGAQVHVLSAPPHFHFGQTNRTPKFLRKFPAGKVPAFEGDDGFCVFESNAIAYYVGNEELQGSTPEAAAQVVQGVSFADSDVVPTASTWVFPTLGIMHHNKQATENAKEEVRRILGLLDAHLKTRTFLVGERVTLADITVFCTVLWLYKQVLEPSFRQAFPNTNRWFLTCINQPQFREVLGEVKLCEEMAQFDAKKFAESQPKKDTPRKEKASREEKQKPQAEQKEEEKTAAPATEEELDECEQALAAEPKAKDPFAHLPKSTFVLDEFKRKYSHEDTLSVALPYFWEHFDKGGWSLWYSEYSFPEELTQTFMSCNLITGMLQRLDKLRKNAFASVILFGTNNSSSISGVWVFXGQELALPLSPDWQVHYEPHTWQKLDPSSEETQTLVREYFSWDGAFQHVGKAFNQGKIFK